Proteins encoded by one window of Dietzia sp. B32:
- a CDS encoding MerR family transcriptional regulator: protein MQPGLFPDDGIPDGTSGYRVPIACQIAGITYRQLDYWARTDLVVPSIRNAAGSGSQRLYSFKDILVLKIVKQLLDTGISLQNIRKAVDQIRSRGVEDLATITLFSDGRTVFECTSKEEVFDLLQGGQGVFGIGIGGAMRELAGSIAEFPAETVSEEDILTPVEDELAARRRARASRRTG, encoded by the coding sequence GTGCAGCCCGGACTGTTCCCCGATGACGGGATCCCGGACGGCACGAGCGGGTACCGCGTTCCGATCGCGTGCCAGATCGCCGGGATCACCTATCGCCAACTCGACTACTGGGCGCGCACCGATCTGGTCGTCCCCTCGATCCGCAATGCGGCCGGGTCGGGTAGTCAGCGCCTCTACTCGTTCAAGGACATCCTCGTCCTGAAGATCGTCAAGCAGTTGCTCGACACCGGCATCTCACTGCAGAACATCCGCAAGGCCGTGGACCAGATCCGTTCACGTGGTGTGGAGGATCTGGCGACCATCACCCTGTTCTCCGACGGCCGCACCGTGTTCGAGTGCACCTCCAAGGAGGAGGTGTTCGACCTGCTGCAGGGCGGGCAGGGTGTCTTCGGGATCGGGATCGGGGGAGCGATGCGTGAGCTCGCCGGCTCGATCGCCGAGTTCCCCGCCGAGACGGTGTCGGAGGAGGACATCCTGACGCCGGTGGAGGACGAACTGGCGGCCCGTCGGCGCGCACGCGCCTCACGCCGCACGGGCTGA